The following are from one region of the Phycisphaerales bacterium genome:
- a CDS encoding putative metalloprotease CJM1_0395 family protein, producing MFTAMDASPSTTQAATYRARVGLPRQKPERSTSGKELSESEERKLKELRETDQRVRRHEEAHKAAAGSLYRGGPNYSYETGPDGKRYAVSGSVQIDTSPGRTPEETVQKAARIRRAALAPVDPSGTDRAVASKATRMEDAARRAMVRDSVTSEAAPQVRTTKAPPLPIRERSDDDATPAANAPEPSRIDVAEVDQTASIESVAAETLSPGDLGGEVWASTSALSDSSQLKQERRADGSIPTPHVDVMA from the coding sequence ATGTTCACGGCAATGGATGCCAGCCCGTCGACCACGCAAGCCGCCACCTATCGGGCGCGAGTTGGCCTCCCGCGACAGAAACCCGAGCGATCGACGTCGGGCAAGGAACTGAGCGAGTCCGAGGAGCGCAAGCTCAAGGAGCTTCGCGAAACCGATCAACGCGTTCGTCGGCACGAAGAGGCCCACAAGGCAGCCGCGGGCTCGCTCTATCGCGGCGGACCGAACTACAGCTACGAAACCGGGCCGGACGGCAAGCGATATGCCGTTTCGGGCTCGGTGCAGATCGATACCTCGCCCGGTCGCACGCCCGAGGAAACGGTGCAGAAGGCCGCGCGAATCCGCCGTGCAGCATTGGCGCCCGTCGATCCGTCGGGCACCGACCGCGCCGTGGCCTCGAAGGCGACGCGCATGGAAGATGCCGCGCGGCGCGCGATGGTCAGGGACAGCGTGACCAGCGAGGCCGCGCCGCAGGTTCGCACGACCAAGGCGCCACCGCTGCCCATCCGCGAGCGTTCGGATGACGACGCAACCCCGGCGGCAAACGCCCCGGAGCCAAGCCGGATCGACGTTGCCGAGGTCGACCAAACGGCAAGCATCGAGTCGGTCGCGGCGGAGACCTTGTCGCCGGGCGACCTGGGCGGCGAGGTGTGGGCTTCAACCAGTGCCCTGAGCGATTCGTCGCAGCTCAAACAGGAGCGCCGGGCCGACGGATCAATCCCGACGCCGCACGTGGACGTGATGGCCTAG